TTAGTTGATGTTTATACTAACCTTGACAACATTATTTTGGGTGAGGAATGAACAAATAATATAGGTGTAATTGATAGAAACATTGCTATTAAAAAAATTAAAGCATTACAAAACAAATACAACCTACAATTTGACCTTTTCCAAAAATCAGGTGAAGCAACTGTTTCAACTCAACAAAAAGTTGAAATCATGAAAATGCTATATCGTGGAAACGATATTCTGGTATTTGATGAACCAACAGCTGTTTTAACTGATGAAGAAATTCAAGGTCTATTAAAATCTTTTGAAATTTTTAAAAAAGCAGGAAAGACAATAATCTTTATTAGTCACAAACTTAAAGAAATACAACAGGTAGCAGACACTGCTACAGTTCTACGTTTAGGTAAAGTGGCAGGCGACTTTATTATGGGTCAAACATCTATTGATGATATTATCAAGGCAATGGTTGGTAATGAAGTTGTCGAAATTAAAAACAATATTGAATGCAAACGAGATAATGTTGTATTCTCAATCAAAAACCTAACAACAACAAAACTTAAAAAGAACCTTAAAAATATTAACTTTAACATCCACGCGGGTGAAATATTTGCAATTGCTGGTGTAGCCGGCAATGGTCAAGAAGAACTTGAATATGTAGTTGGTGGTATTGAAAAACCATCAAAAGGTTCAATTAATCTTTTAGTTCATGACGAAAAAACAAATAAATATGAGTTAAAAGATATTACAAATACAAATGCACAAGACAGAAGTAAATTACACATGTCTTATATTCCAGCTGACCGTCATCACCATGGAGTTATTCTTGATTTTAGCATCCAAGAAAACTCTGTAATTAGAAGACTTTGAGACAAAGAATTCCAAAAAGCTGGTGTTTTCAAAAATAAAAACATCGCCGGATTTACTCAAAGTGTTATTGAAAAATATGACGTTCGAAGCTCGCAAGGAGCAAAAAGTATTGCTCGTTCACTTTCGGGTGGTAACCAACAAAAATTCATTGTTGGACGTGAAATGATGACTGAACATGATTTTATAATTATTGTTCAACCTACTCGTGGTATGGATATTGGTGCAATAACTAATATTCATACTCAAATTCTTGATGAAAAAGCAAAAGGCAAGGCAATTTTACTAATCTCATATGAATTAGATGAAGTTTTAGCTCTTGCGGACACAATTGCCGTTATTAATGAGGGTAAAATTTTATCAATTAATGATGCAAAAAACATCACTCGGGAACAAATTGGTAAATTCATGTCAGCTTCTTCTTCATCAACAGAAAATTGATTCAATCCAAATGATATTGAAGACTCAAAAGATTCATATATCACAGCATTAAACAGAAAAATTGCAAAACAAAAAGAACAAATCTTGCTTCAAGAAGCTTCAATTAAATCAAGTCTTGTAGTT
The genomic region above belongs to Mycoplasmopsis bovigenitalium and contains:
- a CDS encoding ABC transporter ATP-binding protein, with translation MYAVEFRNITKKFPGIIANDKVSFKVKKGTIHALIGENGAGKSTLMSILFGLYEQTSGEILINGNKVLFSGPNDANALGIGMVHQHFKLVDVYTNLDNIILGEEWTNNIGVIDRNIAIKKIKALQNKYNLQFDLFQKSGEATVSTQQKVEIMKMLYRGNDILVFDEPTAVLTDEEIQGLLKSFEIFKKAGKTIIFISHKLKEIQQVADTATVLRLGKVAGDFIMGQTSIDDIIKAMVGNEVVEIKNNIECKRDNVVFSIKNLTTTKLKKNLKNINFNIHAGEIFAIAGVAGNGQEELEYVVGGIEKPSKGSINLLVHDEKTNKYELKDITNTNAQDRSKLHMSYIPADRHHHGVILDFSIQENSVIRRLWDKEFQKAGVFKNKNIAGFTQSVIEKYDVRSSQGAKSIARSLSGGNQQKFIVGREMMTEHDFIIIVQPTRGMDIGAITNIHTQILDEKAKGKAILLISYELDEVLALADTIAVINEGKILSINDAKNITREQIGKFMSASSSSTENWFNPNDIEDSKDSYITALNRKIAKQKEQILLQEASIKSSLVVARKTKGADKNVINELKQSLLKVKEQKSKLFNETKRELIHAKTSFNEIYEDYKNNQANKMKGEK